In Vulpes lagopus strain Blue_001 chromosome 1, ASM1834538v1, whole genome shotgun sequence, a genomic segment contains:
- the TMEM63B gene encoding CSC1-like protein 2 isoform X1 → MLPFLLATLGTTALNNSNPKDYCYSARIRSTVLQGLPFGGVPTVLALDFMCFLALLFLFSILRKVAWDYGRLALVTDADRRRRQQERERVEQEYVASAMHGDSHDRYERLTSVSSSVDFDQRDNGFCSWLTAIFRIKDDEIRDKCGGDAVHYLSFQRHIIGLLVVVGVLSVGIVLPVNFSGDLLENNAYSFGRTTIANLKSGNNLLWLHTSFAFLYLLLTVYSMRRHTSKMRYKEDDLVKRTLFINGISKYAESEKIKKHFEEAYPNCTVLEARPCYNVARLMFLDAERKKAERGKLYFTNLQSKENVPTMINPKPCGHLCCCVVRGCEQVEAIEYYTKLEQKLKEDYKREKEKVNEKPLGMAFVTFHNETITAIILKDFNVCKCQGCTCRGEPRSSSCSESLHISNWTVSYAPDPQNIYWEHLSIRGFIWWLRCLVINVVLFILLFFLTTPAIIITTMDKFNVTKPVEYLNNPIITQFFPTLLLWCFSALLPTIVYYSAFFEAHWTRSGENRTTMHKCYTFLIFMVLLLPSLGLSSLDLFFRWLFDKKFLAEAAIRFECVFLPDNGAFFVNYVIASAFIGNAMDLLRIPGLLMYMIRLCLARSAAERRNVKRHQAYEFQFGAAYAWMMCVFTVVMTYSITCPIIVPFGLMYMLLKHLVDRYNLYYAYLPAKLDKKIHSGAVNQVVAAPILCLFWLLFFSTMRTGFLAPTSMFTFVVLVITIVICLCHVCFGHFKYLSAHNYKIEHTETDAVDPRSNGRPPTAAAVPKSAKYIAQVLQDSEVDGDGDGAPGSSGDEPPLSSSQDEELLMPPDGLTDTDFQSYEDSLIENEIHQ, encoded by the exons ACTCTGGGCACCACGGCCCTCAACAACAGTAACCCCAAGGACTACTGCTACAGTGCCCGAATCCGCAGCACCGTCCTGCAGGGCCTGCCCTTCGGGGGCGTCCCCACCGTGCTGGCTCTTGACTTCATGTGCTTCCTT GCACTGCTGTTCCTGTTCTCCATCCTCCGGAAAGTGGCTTGGGACTATGGGCGGCTGGCCTTGGTGACAGATGCTGACAG GCGTCGgcggcagcaggagagggagcgAGTGGAACAAGAATA tgTGGCTTCAGCTATGCACGGGGACAGTCATGACCGGTATGAGCGTCTCACGTCTGTCTCCAGCTCCGTCGACTTTGACCAAAGAGACAAT gGTTTCTGTTCCTGGCTGACAGCCATCTTCAGGATAAA GGACGATGAGATCCGGGACAAATGTGGGGGCGATGCTGTGCACTACCTGTCCTTCCAGCGTCACATCATCGGGCTGCTGGTCGTTGTGGGTGTCCTCTCTGTGGGCATCGTGCTGCCTGTCAACTTCTCAGGGGACTTGCTGG AGAACAATGCCTACAGCTTCGGGAGAACCACCATTGCCAACCTGAAATCAGG GAACAACCTGCTATGGCTGCACACCTCCTTCGCCTTCCTGTACCTGCTGCTCACCGTCTACAGCATGCGTAGACACACCTCCAAGATGCGCTACAAGGAGGACGACCTG GTGAAGCGGACCCTCTTCATCAATGGAATCTCCAAATATGCAGAGTCAGAAAAGATCAAGAAGCATTTTGA GGAGGCCTATCCCAACTGCACGGTTCTTGAAGCTCGCCCGTGTTACAATGTGGCTCGCCTTATGTTCCTCGATGCAGAGAG GAAGAAGGCCGAGCGGGGAAAGCTTTACTTCACAAACCTCCAGAGCAAGGAGAATGTCCCCACCATGATCAACCCCAAGCCCTGTGGCCACCTCTGCTGTTGTGTGGTGCGAGGCTGtgaacag GTGGAGGCCATTGAGTACTATACAAAGCTGGAACAGAAACTGAAGGAGGACTACAAGCgggagaaggagaaggtgaaCGAGAAGCCTCTTGGCATGGCCTTTGTCACCTTCCACAATGAGACCATCACCGCCAT CATCCTGAAGGACTTCAATGTGTGTAAGTGCCAGGGGTGCACCTGCCGCGGGGAGCCACGCTCCTCATCCTGCAGCGAGTCCCTGCACATCTCCAACTGGACCGTATCTTATGCCCCCGACCCCCAGAACATCTACTG ggAACACCTCTCCATCCGAGGCTTCATCTGGTGGCTGCGCTGCCTGGTCATCAATGTTgtcctcttcatcctcctcttcttcctcaccaCCCCggccatcatcatcaccactatgGACAAGTTCAACGTCACCAAGCCCGTGGAGTACCTCAAT AATCCCATCATCACTCAGTTCTTCCCCACCCTGCTGCTGTGGTGCTTCTCGGCCCTGCTCCCCACCATTGTCTACTACTCAGCCTTCTTCGAAGCTCACTGGACACG ctccggGGAGAACAGGACCACCATGCACAAGTGCTACACCTTCCTCATCTTCATGGTGCTGCTTCTGCCCTCGCTGGGACTGAGCAG CCTGGACCTCTTCTTCCGCTGGCTCTTTGACAAGAAATTCTTGGCTGAGGCAGCTATTCGGTTTGA GTGCGTGTTCCTGCCCGACAACGGCGCTTTCTTCGTGAACTACGTCATTGCCTCAGCCTTTATCGGCAACGCCATGGACCTGCTGCGCATCCCAGGCCTGCTCATGTACATGATCCGGCTCTGCCTGGCGCGCTCTGCCGCGGAGAGGCGCAACGTGAAGCGG CATCAGGCCTACGAGTTCCAGTTTGGCGCAGCCTACGCCTGGATGATGTGCGTCTTCACGGTGGTCATGACCTACAGTATCACCTGCCCCATCATCGTGCCCTTCG GGCTCATGTACATGCTGCTGAAGCACCTGGTAGACAGGTACAATCTCTACTACGCCTACCTGCCGGCCAAGCTGGACAAGAAGATCCACTCAGGGGCTGTGAACCAGGTGGTGGCCGCACCCATCCTCTGCCTTTTCTGGCTGCTCTTCTTCTCCACCATGCGCACGG ggttcCTAGCCCCCACGTCCATGTTCACATTCGTGGTCCTGGTCATCACCATCGTCATCTGTCTCTGCCACGTCTGCTTCGGACACTTCAAATACCTCAGTGCCCACAACTACAAG ATTGAACACACAGAGACAGATGCTGTGGACCCCAGAAGCAACGGTCGGCCCCCCACTGCTGCCGCTGTCCCGAAATCTGCG AAATACATCGCTCAGGTGCTGCAGGACTCCGAGGTGgacggggatggggatggggctcCCGGGAGCTCGGGGGATGAGCCCCCGTTGTCCTCGTCCCAAGATGAGGAGCTGCTGATGCCTCCTGATGGCCTCACGGACACAGACTTCCAGTCTTATGAGGACAGCCTCATAGAGAATGAGATTCACCAgtaa
- the TMEM63B gene encoding CSC1-like protein 2 isoform X2 — protein MLPFLLATLGTTALNNSNPKDYCYSARIRSTVLQGLPFGGVPTVLALDFMCFLALLFLFSILRKVAWDYGRLALVTDADSVASAMHGDSHDRYERLTSVSSSVDFDQRDNGFCSWLTAIFRIKDDEIRDKCGGDAVHYLSFQRHIIGLLVVVGVLSVGIVLPVNFSGDLLENNAYSFGRTTIANLKSGNNLLWLHTSFAFLYLLLTVYSMRRHTSKMRYKEDDLVKRTLFINGISKYAESEKIKKHFEEAYPNCTVLEARPCYNVARLMFLDAERKKAERGKLYFTNLQSKENVPTMINPKPCGHLCCCVVRGCEQVEAIEYYTKLEQKLKEDYKREKEKVNEKPLGMAFVTFHNETITAIILKDFNVCKCQGCTCRGEPRSSSCSESLHISNWTVSYAPDPQNIYWEHLSIRGFIWWLRCLVINVVLFILLFFLTTPAIIITTMDKFNVTKPVEYLNNPIITQFFPTLLLWCFSALLPTIVYYSAFFEAHWTRSGENRTTMHKCYTFLIFMVLLLPSLGLSSLDLFFRWLFDKKFLAEAAIRFECVFLPDNGAFFVNYVIASAFIGNAMDLLRIPGLLMYMIRLCLARSAAERRNVKRHQAYEFQFGAAYAWMMCVFTVVMTYSITCPIIVPFGLMYMLLKHLVDRYNLYYAYLPAKLDKKIHSGAVNQVVAAPILCLFWLLFFSTMRTGFLAPTSMFTFVVLVITIVICLCHVCFGHFKYLSAHNYKIEHTETDAVDPRSNGRPPTAAAVPKSAKYIAQVLQDSEVDGDGDGAPGSSGDEPPLSSSQDEELLMPPDGLTDTDFQSYEDSLIENEIHQ, from the exons ACTCTGGGCACCACGGCCCTCAACAACAGTAACCCCAAGGACTACTGCTACAGTGCCCGAATCCGCAGCACCGTCCTGCAGGGCCTGCCCTTCGGGGGCGTCCCCACCGTGCTGGCTCTTGACTTCATGTGCTTCCTT GCACTGCTGTTCCTGTTCTCCATCCTCCGGAAAGTGGCTTGGGACTATGGGCGGCTGGCCTTGGTGACAGATGCTGACAG tgTGGCTTCAGCTATGCACGGGGACAGTCATGACCGGTATGAGCGTCTCACGTCTGTCTCCAGCTCCGTCGACTTTGACCAAAGAGACAAT gGTTTCTGTTCCTGGCTGACAGCCATCTTCAGGATAAA GGACGATGAGATCCGGGACAAATGTGGGGGCGATGCTGTGCACTACCTGTCCTTCCAGCGTCACATCATCGGGCTGCTGGTCGTTGTGGGTGTCCTCTCTGTGGGCATCGTGCTGCCTGTCAACTTCTCAGGGGACTTGCTGG AGAACAATGCCTACAGCTTCGGGAGAACCACCATTGCCAACCTGAAATCAGG GAACAACCTGCTATGGCTGCACACCTCCTTCGCCTTCCTGTACCTGCTGCTCACCGTCTACAGCATGCGTAGACACACCTCCAAGATGCGCTACAAGGAGGACGACCTG GTGAAGCGGACCCTCTTCATCAATGGAATCTCCAAATATGCAGAGTCAGAAAAGATCAAGAAGCATTTTGA GGAGGCCTATCCCAACTGCACGGTTCTTGAAGCTCGCCCGTGTTACAATGTGGCTCGCCTTATGTTCCTCGATGCAGAGAG GAAGAAGGCCGAGCGGGGAAAGCTTTACTTCACAAACCTCCAGAGCAAGGAGAATGTCCCCACCATGATCAACCCCAAGCCCTGTGGCCACCTCTGCTGTTGTGTGGTGCGAGGCTGtgaacag GTGGAGGCCATTGAGTACTATACAAAGCTGGAACAGAAACTGAAGGAGGACTACAAGCgggagaaggagaaggtgaaCGAGAAGCCTCTTGGCATGGCCTTTGTCACCTTCCACAATGAGACCATCACCGCCAT CATCCTGAAGGACTTCAATGTGTGTAAGTGCCAGGGGTGCACCTGCCGCGGGGAGCCACGCTCCTCATCCTGCAGCGAGTCCCTGCACATCTCCAACTGGACCGTATCTTATGCCCCCGACCCCCAGAACATCTACTG ggAACACCTCTCCATCCGAGGCTTCATCTGGTGGCTGCGCTGCCTGGTCATCAATGTTgtcctcttcatcctcctcttcttcctcaccaCCCCggccatcatcatcaccactatgGACAAGTTCAACGTCACCAAGCCCGTGGAGTACCTCAAT AATCCCATCATCACTCAGTTCTTCCCCACCCTGCTGCTGTGGTGCTTCTCGGCCCTGCTCCCCACCATTGTCTACTACTCAGCCTTCTTCGAAGCTCACTGGACACG ctccggGGAGAACAGGACCACCATGCACAAGTGCTACACCTTCCTCATCTTCATGGTGCTGCTTCTGCCCTCGCTGGGACTGAGCAG CCTGGACCTCTTCTTCCGCTGGCTCTTTGACAAGAAATTCTTGGCTGAGGCAGCTATTCGGTTTGA GTGCGTGTTCCTGCCCGACAACGGCGCTTTCTTCGTGAACTACGTCATTGCCTCAGCCTTTATCGGCAACGCCATGGACCTGCTGCGCATCCCAGGCCTGCTCATGTACATGATCCGGCTCTGCCTGGCGCGCTCTGCCGCGGAGAGGCGCAACGTGAAGCGG CATCAGGCCTACGAGTTCCAGTTTGGCGCAGCCTACGCCTGGATGATGTGCGTCTTCACGGTGGTCATGACCTACAGTATCACCTGCCCCATCATCGTGCCCTTCG GGCTCATGTACATGCTGCTGAAGCACCTGGTAGACAGGTACAATCTCTACTACGCCTACCTGCCGGCCAAGCTGGACAAGAAGATCCACTCAGGGGCTGTGAACCAGGTGGTGGCCGCACCCATCCTCTGCCTTTTCTGGCTGCTCTTCTTCTCCACCATGCGCACGG ggttcCTAGCCCCCACGTCCATGTTCACATTCGTGGTCCTGGTCATCACCATCGTCATCTGTCTCTGCCACGTCTGCTTCGGACACTTCAAATACCTCAGTGCCCACAACTACAAG ATTGAACACACAGAGACAGATGCTGTGGACCCCAGAAGCAACGGTCGGCCCCCCACTGCTGCCGCTGTCCCGAAATCTGCG AAATACATCGCTCAGGTGCTGCAGGACTCCGAGGTGgacggggatggggatggggctcCCGGGAGCTCGGGGGATGAGCCCCCGTTGTCCTCGTCCCAAGATGAGGAGCTGCTGATGCCTCCTGATGGCCTCACGGACACAGACTTCCAGTCTTATGAGGACAGCCTCATAGAGAATGAGATTCACCAgtaa